The following proteins come from a genomic window of Thiothrix winogradskyi:
- a CDS encoding SDR family oxidoreductase, translated as MPTIMITGANRGIGLELVRQYAADGWEVLACCRSPENAPELKQLAAANGNISVHLLDVTNAQQRKVLAAQLKGKPIDILFNSAGVSGSWSAQGFGHCQAEEWLDVLHINVVTPMLMMQDFAANVALSERKIIANMSSKMGSIADNTSGGSYLYRSSKAALNMVNKSAAHDLARKGISVVLLHPGWVRTDMGGPNGELSVEESVTALKRNLANVTFADSGRLLDIDGSTIPW; from the coding sequence ATGATTACAGGAGCCAATCGCGGCATCGGTCTGGAACTGGTTCGTCAGTACGCGGCTGACGGCTGGGAAGTGCTTGCCTGTTGCCGTTCGCCTGAAAATGCCCCCGAACTTAAGCAACTAGCGGCTGCCAATGGCAACATCAGCGTTCACCTGCTGGATGTCACCAACGCGCAACAACGCAAGGTGCTGGCTGCCCAACTGAAGGGCAAGCCCATCGACATACTCTTCAATAGCGCCGGGGTATCCGGTAGCTGGAGCGCCCAAGGTTTCGGGCATTGCCAAGCCGAGGAATGGCTGGACGTTTTGCACATTAACGTGGTGACACCAATGCTCATGATGCAAGATTTCGCCGCCAACGTTGCCCTCAGCGAGCGCAAAATCATTGCCAATATGAGCAGCAAAATGGGCAGTATCGCGGACAACACCTCCGGTGGCAGTTACCTCTACCGTTCCAGCAAAGCTGCGTTGAATATGGTCAACAAAAGTGCAGCGCACGATTTGGCGCGTAAAGGCATTAGCGTGGTATTGCTGCATCCGGGTTGGGTACGCACGGATATGGGCGGCCCGAACGGCGAGCTATCGGTGGAAGAATCCGTGACCGCGTTGAAACGCAATTTGGCAAACGTGACCTTCGCCGATTCCGGGCGCTTGCTTGACATTGATGGCAGTACTATCCCGTGGTAA